From the genome of Muricauda sp. SCSIO 64092, one region includes:
- a CDS encoding RHS repeat-associated core domain-containing protein: MHQHANIAQKNKEPRAIFQKSGSTTINEDYNDYYPFGMVMPGRNSVDANNYRYGYQGQYAETDPETGKPAFELRLWDSRIGRWLSPDPYGQFHSPYLGMGNNPIAYTDPDGGCIKNGEPCNASRTGERVVGDGGAVWEWDGDTWGLHESYAIQLEGVTMTQNGAYGFRDWQSDMQDFRALQFEQMAAQHRADHARGVREYSEGALTFIQVATLPISIAELAFGGAALLANSRNGALLVDDATTVFTHGADDVLYTRYQNLGNAGRSVFNFADEVGYAAHQIKPSSITGPVLNFGKGAVDATFHTSLNAAPVLYQAPSAFRVSLAASNAMFAPYAYYLRHTSSIKR; encoded by the coding sequence GTGCATCAACATGCGAATATCGCTCAAAAGAACAAGGAACCACGGGCCATTTTCCAAAAAAGTGGTAGCACTACCATCAATGAGGACTATAACGATTATTATCCCTTTGGGATGGTAATGCCAGGGCGGAACTCGGTGGATGCAAACAATTATAGATATGGGTATCAAGGGCAATATGCCGAGACCGACCCAGAAACGGGCAAGCCCGCATTCGAACTGCGTTTATGGGATAGCAGAATCGGAAGGTGGTTATCACCCGACCCCTATGGCCAGTTTCATTCGCCCTATCTTGGAATGGGGAACAATCCAATAGCATATACGGATCCAGATGGTGGCTGTATCAAAAACGGTGAGCCTTGTAATGCTTCGCGAACGGGTGAAAGAGTTGTAGGTGACGGCGGTGCCGTTTGGGAATGGGATGGAGACACATGGGGCTTACACGAATCTTATGCTATCCAGTTGGAAGGCGTCACAATGACACAAAATGGTGCGTATGGCTTTAGAGATTGGCAGAGTGACATGCAAGACTTTAGAGCTTTGCAATTCGAACAAATGGCGGCGCAACATCGAGCCGATCATGCAAGAGGAGTACGTGAATATAGTGAAGGAGCACTTACATTTATCCAAGTTGCCACTTTGCCGATAAGTATTGCCGAATTAGCCTTTGGCGGAGCCGCCCTTCTAGCAAATTCACGTAACGGAGCTCTTCTTGTTGACGATGCGACAACAGTGTTCACACATGGTGCAGACGATGTGTTATATACGCGATATCAAAATTTGGGCAACGCAGGAAGAAGTGTGTTTAACTTCGCTGATGAAGTTGGGTACGCTGCACATCAAATAAAGCCGAGTTCTATAACAGGCCCTGTATTAAATTTTGGAAAAGGAGCTGTAGATGCTACTTTTCATACGAGCCTAAATGCGGCACCAGTATTATACCAAGCACCTAGTGCGTTTAGAGTTTCTTTAGCGGCCAGCAATGCAATGTTTGCTCCTTATGCATATTATTTGCGGCATACCAGTAGTATTAAGAGATAA
- a CDS encoding RHS repeat-associated core domain-containing protein, translating to MRWRNHRVRKESYNSGSLQSTTYYVRDIAGQVLAIYSNTTLVEQPIYGSGRIGLYRRADNSTTYQLTDHLGNVRAVFQKSGSTTTNEDYNDYYPGGMVMPGRSSVDANNYRYGYQGQYAETDSETGKPAFELRLYDPRINRWLTTDPYGQYHSPYMSMGNNWTTRVDPDGGFDWYKDKQGNYVYNSNLTAENASSLLGKGETYLGKSYFEAGEIFLGESGTFHNFLTGERGLALDTALSEVIVGPGATLTFNEQLANTVEPPR from the coding sequence GTGCGTTGGCGAAACCATAGGGTCAGGAAGGAAAGCTATAACAGCGGCTCCCTACAAAGCACTACCTATTATGTGCGGGATATAGCTGGGCAGGTATTGGCGATCTATAGCAATACCACCCTAGTTGAACAACCCATTTATGGTAGTGGGCGCATAGGGCTGTACAGAAGGGCGGACAACAGTACCACCTATCAGTTGACCGACCATTTGGGCAATGTACGGGCCGTCTTCCAAAAAAGTGGTAGCACTACCACCAATGAGGACTATAATGATTACTACCCCGGAGGGATGGTCATGCCTGGTCGGAGCTCCGTGGATGCGAACAACTACCGTTACGGCTATCAGGGCCAATATGCCGAGACCGATTCTGAAACTGGAAAGCCAGCCTTTGAACTGAGGTTGTACGACCCGAGGATAAATAGGTGGCTCACTACCGACCCTTACGGGCAATATCACAGTCCTTATATGTCGATGGGGAACAACTGGACTACAAGGGTTGACCCCGATGGTGGTTTTGATTGGTATAAGGACAAGCAAGGAAATTATGTTTATAACTCCAATCTGACCGCAGAAAATGCAAGCTCACTTTTGGGTAAGGGAGAAACCTATCTTGGTAAGAGTTATTTCGAAGCAGGGGAAATCTTTCTTGGGGAATCGGGTACGTTCCATAACTTCCTGACCGGTGAGAGAGGCCTTGCGCTGGATACTGCATTGAGTGAGGTCATTGTAGGCCCAGGAGCAACTTTGACTTTTAATGAACAATTGGCAAATACAGTAGAGCCCCCCCGCTAG
- a CDS encoding RHS repeat domain-containing protein — translation MRWRNHRVKKESYNSGSLQSTTYYVRDIAGQVLAIYSNTTLVEQPIYGSGRIGLYRKADNSTTYQLTDHLGNVRATFQKSGSTTTNEDYNDYYPGGMMMPGRNSVNANTDNKSNIEKRTTGTTTVGGMAMNYTNDAFPKTNVSEVLSVNYYDDYSFTDSDKPTTPTTVQGQTVTTRTQGLQTANFSKTIGHTTWTKLYTYYDEKGREIKIHNKNHLGGYTTMESKLDFREKTDLAVTKHKRVTSDTELVINDRFTYDYAERSLGHFQKINAQAEERIAENEYDELGILIKKKVGGLSSSSTPLQELAYQYNIRGQFKALNDVNALGNTLFAFKINYNKAAEGASTAPAQYNGNITQTIWRSAYDNTKRGYAYLYDKLNRISQSKYQFNDNLNGNTAAQFNTQLSYDEQGNIKTLSRNGSSSSAIDQLTYNYGTVNGNQLLSVSDTASSSQGFVDGNTSGNDYDYDDNGNMTKNLNKGITKISYNHLDLIKQISLPNSKTLAFTYDAAGAKLQKRYISNLTSDKVTDYLGGFQYNDGYLRFFPTPEGYVYKSGSTYKYMYIYADHLGNNRVSYTDVNGNGSIETSELASNHNYYPFGGIHSGAYTDGLAAVYKYTFQGKEFQDEDGLDWHDFGSRMYDPALGRWMATDPQNQFGSPYLALGNNPIRFIDPDGELIIESIVLGAFLNVATQDMAGNISNFGEFAKSAIIGAAAGAAGQIVPVGGATSGLINGFSGGFTSGFLGTIVNGGTFNDAFNAGINSGLFAGLINGGLSGLNAVAEGRDFFSGKEWIKAGISSNTMSAGESIEDIAARWDVVAPERPLRLGSLNQDGHEFGCTVFCKKTVDKFFGVTGQETINDALLEMADANSGLTPNLYLGKKGVYATSGYTVDSYKTGFLVGRGGTYSPQNALPWIGQKLESGSLVKTFFNIPQGQHAGLIKQIKYLKDFSDFRIHLYDPSTGSRTLRSLKEVFSLFAISK, via the coding sequence GTGCGTTGGCGAAACCATAGGGTCAAGAAGGAAAGCTATAACAGCGGCTCCCTACAAAGCACTACCTATTATGTGCGGGATATAGCAGGGCAGGTATTGGCGATCTATAGCAATACCACCCTAGTTGAACAACCCATTTATGGTAGTGGGCGTATAGGGCTGTACAGAAAGGCGGACAACAGTACCACCTATCAGTTGACCGACCATTTGGGCAATGTACGGGCCACCTTCCAAAAAAGTGGTAGCACTACCACCAATGAGGACTATAACGATTATTACCCCGGCGGGATGATGATGCCGGGTCGAAACAGTGTCAATGCCAATACAGACAATAAGTCCAATATAGAGAAGAGGACTACAGGGACTACAACAGTGGGTGGTATGGCCATGAATTATACCAATGATGCCTTCCCTAAAACCAATGTGAGTGAGGTGCTTTCAGTGAATTATTATGACGATTACAGTTTTACCGATAGCGATAAGCCTACCACCCCTACTACCGTTCAGGGACAAACGGTAACCACAAGGACCCAGGGACTGCAGACAGCCAATTTCTCTAAAACCATTGGCCATACCACCTGGACCAAACTGTACACCTATTATGACGAAAAAGGCCGTGAGATCAAAATCCACAATAAAAACCATTTGGGGGGCTATACCACTATGGAAAGCAAACTGGACTTTAGGGAAAAGACCGATTTGGCGGTGACCAAACACAAGCGTGTGACCTCAGATACCGAACTGGTCATTAACGATCGTTTTACCTATGATTATGCTGAACGTAGCTTGGGGCATTTTCAAAAGATCAATGCTCAGGCCGAGGAGCGTATTGCGGAAAATGAATATGACGAGCTGGGGATACTTATCAAGAAAAAAGTAGGAGGCCTTTCTTCTTCCAGTACCCCTTTACAGGAACTGGCCTACCAATACAACATCCGCGGCCAGTTCAAGGCACTTAACGACGTAAATGCCCTGGGCAATACGCTATTTGCCTTTAAGATCAACTACAACAAGGCGGCCGAGGGTGCCAGTACTGCCCCGGCCCAATACAATGGGAACATCACGCAAACCATCTGGAGATCGGCATATGATAATACCAAAAGAGGCTATGCCTATTTATATGATAAATTGAATAGGATTTCACAAAGTAAATATCAGTTCAATGACAATCTGAACGGCAACACGGCCGCCCAGTTCAATACCCAGCTTTCCTATGACGAACAGGGCAATATCAAAACCCTTTCACGGAACGGCTCAAGCAGTAGCGCCATTGATCAATTGACCTACAATTATGGCACGGTCAACGGGAACCAGTTGTTATCGGTTTCGGACACGGCTTCCTCCTCCCAGGGATTTGTGGACGGTAACACCAGCGGTAACGATTATGACTATGATGATAATGGCAATATGACCAAAAACCTGAACAAGGGCATTACCAAAATTAGCTACAACCATTTGGATTTAATCAAGCAAATAAGTCTCCCCAATTCAAAAACTTTGGCCTTTACCTATGACGCCGCTGGTGCCAAACTTCAAAAACGCTATATCAGCAATCTGACTAGTGATAAGGTTACTGATTACCTAGGTGGTTTTCAATACAATGATGGTTACCTGCGATTCTTCCCTACCCCGGAAGGCTATGTGTATAAGTCGGGAAGTACCTATAAATACATGTATATCTATGCAGATCATCTGGGCAACAACCGGGTAAGCTATACCGATGTCAATGGCAACGGTAGTATTGAGACTTCGGAGTTGGCCTCCAATCACAATTACTATCCTTTTGGGGGCATCCATAGTGGAGCCTATACCGATGGTCTTGCAGCCGTGTATAAATACACCTTCCAGGGCAAGGAATTCCAGGACGAGGACGGGCTGGATTGGCACGACTTTGGCTCCCGTATGTATGACCCCGCCCTGGGCCGTTGGATGGCCACTGATCCCCAAAACCAGTTTGGAAGTCCCTATTTGGCCCTGGGGAATAATCCTATCAGATTTATCGACCCGGACGGGGAGCTTATAATTGAATCAATCGTTTTGGGTGCCTTTCTTAATGTTGCCACCCAGGACATGGCTGGTAACATAAGCAATTTCGGGGAATTTGCTAAATCGGCTATCATTGGAGCTGCTGCTGGAGCAGCCGGACAAATTGTTCCCGTAGGAGGAGCAACATCTGGATTGATAAATGGGTTTTCAGGTGGATTTACATCTGGGTTCCTAGGAACAATAGTAAATGGAGGAACTTTTAACGATGCATTTAACGCAGGTATTAACTCAGGATTGTTTGCCGGCCTCATAAATGGAGGATTAAGTGGACTAAATGCAGTCGCGGAGGGAAGAGACTTTTTTAGCGGAAAAGAATGGATTAAAGCAGGAATTTCCTCAAATACTATGAGTGCAGGAGAATCAATTGAGGATATTGCTGCTAGATGGGACGTCGTTGCCCCTGAAAGACCTTTAAGATTAGGGTCTTTGAATCAAGATGGACATGAGTTTGGATGTACCGTATTTTGTAAAAAAACAGTTGACAAGTTTTTTGGTGTAACCGGTCAAGAAACAATCAATGATGCTTTGCTGGAAATGGCCGATGCAAACAGTGGACTAACTCCAAATCTTTACTTAGGAAAAAAAGGTGTTTATGCCACTAGTGGATACACGGTTGATTCTTACAAAACCGGTTTCCTTGTTGGAAGAGGAGGCACCTATTCCCCTCAAAATGCTTTACCTTGGATAGGCCAAAAACTTGAATCAGGAAGTCTGGTTAAAACCTTTTTTAATATACCGCAAGGTCAACATGCAGGTCTTATAAAACAAATTAAATATTTGAAGGATTTCAGTGATTTTAGAATACATCTTTATGACCCAAGTACAGGATCAAGAACTCTAAGGAGCTTAAAAGAAGTATTCTCACTTTTTGCCATTTCAAAATAA
- a CDS encoding polymorphic toxin type 23 domain-containing protein, protein MPPDKNKNVLKDDLDRLNYGGLSSFMSCLNVPITENFSLELSTAIASDNAHGIGANATANLSVGSFNASYGFSASYFTKAHGTGKPGFETRSSYSGGITMRDFALRGYSTSFSSGKTTQKVSGIGGQMGDFGFRYENDAGGVAFLGDGNDSYRTAAVQLSYKDVVAGFNLFTGLRNQDSYNSEGGRILNANNLKALGLIKTGYFGERYPNGVIEEFGHPYRLGAAYIGYRGLKYGIDSDRHIRHPIQNQFAHGFAKPQPFFKSYSDAILPYYQYQTANKFTLW, encoded by the coding sequence ATGCCACCAGACAAAAATAAGAACGTTCTCAAGGATGATTTAGATAGATTGAACTACGGAGGTTTATCATCCTTCATGTCCTGCTTAAATGTTCCAATCACAGAAAACTTTTCACTGGAATTGTCAACAGCAATTGCCTCGGACAATGCACATGGGATTGGAGCTAATGCCACAGCCAATTTAAGTGTAGGAAGCTTTAATGCTTCCTATGGATTTAGCGCTTCTTATTTTACCAAAGCTCACGGTACGGGCAAACCAGGTTTTGAAACAAGAAGTTCTTATAGTGGAGGAATTACCATGAGAGATTTTGCCTTAAGAGGTTATAGTACGAGTTTTAGTAGTGGAAAAACCACACAAAAAGTAAGTGGAATTGGAGGGCAAATGGGTGATTTTGGATTTAGATATGAAAATGATGCAGGTGGAGTCGCCTTTTTAGGGGATGGCAATGACAGTTATAGGACCGCAGCAGTTCAATTAAGCTATAAAGATGTAGTAGCTGGATTCAATCTTTTTACAGGGTTAAGGAATCAAGATTCATATAATTCAGAAGGAGGTCGGATATTAAATGCCAATAACCTGAAAGCTCTTGGTTTGATCAAAACCGGCTATTTTGGAGAAAGATATCCAAATGGTGTAATTGAAGAATTTGGACATCCATATAGATTAGGGGCTGCCTATATAGGATATAGGGGATTGAAGTATGGAATAGATTCAGATAGGCATATTAGGCATCCTATTCAAAATCAATTTGCCCATGGCTTTGCAAAGCCTCAACCATTTTTTAAAAGCTATTCTGATGCCATTTTACCTTATTATCAATACCAAACCGCTAATAAATTTACGCTATGGTAA
- a CDS encoding lysophospholipid acyltransferase family protein produces the protein MMKLIAYPLTVIYFLFFGLTLVIFHPIQWLYLNVFGYQAHKKSVSILNWFLMRCLNLLGTRFSFRNPYTIPANKPLIIVTNHQSMYDIPPIIWHMRKHHPKFVSKKELGKGIPSVSFNLRHGGSALIDRKDGVQALSEIAKLGAYIENNQRSAVIFPEGTRSRNGYPKPFKPTGLKTLLKNAPSALVVPISINNSWKLLRYGKFPMGLNCHLTFDVHEPIPNEGSHDALIEKTEAVIKKGIVQA, from the coding sequence CTGATGAAGCTGATTGCGTATCCCCTTACCGTAATCTATTTTTTGTTCTTTGGGTTGACCTTGGTCATTTTTCACCCTATTCAATGGCTATACCTAAATGTATTTGGTTACCAGGCGCATAAAAAAAGTGTATCCATCCTTAACTGGTTTTTGATGCGATGCCTGAATCTCCTGGGGACTCGATTTAGCTTTCGAAATCCATACACCATTCCGGCCAACAAACCCCTGATCATTGTGACCAACCATCAAAGCATGTACGATATTCCCCCAATTATATGGCATATGCGAAAACACCATCCCAAGTTTGTGAGTAAAAAGGAGTTGGGCAAAGGTATTCCCAGTGTTTCCTTTAACCTAAGGCATGGGGGATCGGCCCTGATCGATCGAAAAGATGGGGTTCAGGCTTTATCGGAAATTGCAAAGCTTGGGGCCTATATAGAAAACAACCAGCGAAGCGCCGTCATTTTTCCTGAAGGGACCCGAAGTAGGAATGGATATCCCAAGCCCTTTAAACCGACGGGATTGAAAACCCTTTTGAAAAATGCGCCTTCTGCCTTGGTGGTACCCATTAGCATCAATAATTCATGGAAATTGCTACGGTACGGGAAGTTTCCCATGGGATTGAACTGTCATTTGACCTTTGATGTCCATGAACCCATACCCAATGAGGGGAGCCATGATGCCCTTATTGAAAAAACCGAAGCAGTCATCAAAAAAGGAATAGTACAGGCATGA
- a CDS encoding HD domain-containing protein yields the protein MTDTELIEETITFVKETLRGAEGGHDWFHIQRVFRNSLHIARDEEVNVLVVSLAALLHDIADAKFHDGDETLGPKIASEFLSALGVQKEVRQHVLKIIENISFKNSLDKSKREKFHSRELEVVQDADRLDAIGAIGIARAFNYGGYKNRELYNPDIAPRPDLNKEAYKKSKSPTINHFYEKLLLLKDQMNTSTGKKLAEQRHQFLLDYLQQFYAEWNGER from the coding sequence ATGACCGATACTGAACTCATTGAGGAAACCATAACCTTTGTAAAGGAAACGCTACGGGGTGCCGAAGGGGGGCATGACTGGTTCCATATCCAACGTGTTTTCAGAAATAGCCTGCACATTGCCAGGGATGAGGAAGTCAATGTTCTGGTGGTAAGCCTTGCCGCCCTGCTCCATGATATTGCGGATGCCAAGTTTCACGATGGGGACGAAACCCTTGGGCCTAAAATCGCATCGGAATTTCTGTCCGCATTAGGCGTACAAAAAGAGGTAAGGCAACATGTATTAAAAATCATCGAAAACATCTCCTTCAAGAATTCCCTGGATAAGTCGAAACGCGAAAAATTCCATTCCAGGGAATTGGAGGTCGTTCAGGATGCCGATAGGTTGGATGCCATTGGTGCCATTGGTATTGCCCGTGCCTTTAACTATGGAGGGTATAAAAATCGGGAGCTCTACAATCCCGATATCGCCCCACGGCCAGACCTCAACAAAGAAGCGTACAAAAAATCCAAATCGCCCACCATCAACCACTTTTATGAAAAACTATTATTGCTCAAGGACCAAATGAACACCTCCACCGGGAAAAAGCTGGCTGAGCAACGCCATCAATTCCTACTGGATTATTTACAACAGTTTTATGCCGAATGGAATGGGGAACGATAA